From Amphiura filiformis chromosome 20, Afil_fr2py, whole genome shotgun sequence, a single genomic window includes:
- the LOC140142504 gene encoding LOW QUALITY PROTEIN: large ribosomal subunit protein uL4A-like (The sequence of the model RefSeq protein was modified relative to this genomic sequence to represent the inferred CDS: inserted 1 base in 1 codon): protein MSIAAARPLITVYSDKNESTGSHVKLPAVLKAPIRIDLVNFVHTNMRKNSRQPYAVNRYAGHQTSAESWGTGRAVARIPRVRGGGTHRSGQGAFGNMCRGGRMFAPTKVWRKWHRRTNVNQQRYAVCSAIAATAVPALVMSKGHCIMGTPEVPLVVSDXIQDYKKTKEAVRFLKCFKAWEDIKKVYKSHRKRAGRGKMRNRRFVKRLGPCIIYEKDNGLKRAFRNIPGVTLMNVQKLNLLRLAPGGHVGRFCIWTESAFRKLDDIYGTWKKQSKEKQNYNLPMPTMVNTDLNRLLRSQEITSQLRPANRKAPERRAVKKNPLKNVRVMFKLNPYAMTQKRVAKVAEERNKKKREDKINRARGLIPDEPAKKAAPVKGKGKKGAKGTKGKQAAKGKGKK from the exons TCGATCGCAGCAGCCCGACCGTTGATAACGGTCTATTCAGACAAGAATGAGTCAACTGGCAGTCATGTGAAGCTCCCAGCTGTCCTGAAGGCCCCAATCAGGATCGATCTGGTCAACTTTGTGCACACCAACATGCGCAAGAACAGCCGTCAGCCATATGCTGTCAACCGATATGCAG GTCATCAAACTAGCGCCGAGTCTTGGGGTACTGGCCGTGCTGTAGCTCGTATTCCACGTGTCCGCGGGGGTGGTACTCACCGATCTGGCCAGGGTGCCTTCGGAAACATGTGCCGTGGAGGACGCATGTTTGCTCCCACCAAGGTGTGGAGGAAATGGCACCGCCGCACAAATGTCAATCAGCAACGTTACGCAGTGTGCTCTGCTATTGCAGCCACAGCCGTGCCAGCTCTGGTCATGTCAAAGG GTCATTGTATCATGGGAACACCCGAGGTACCACTGGTGGTCAGCG GCATCCAAGATTACAAGAAGACCAAGGAAGCAGTGAGGTTCCTCAAATGCTTCAAGGCATGGGAAGACATCAAGAAG GTATACAAGTCCCATCGAAAACGTGCAGGCAGAGGTAAAATGAGGAACAGAAGGTTCGTCAAACGTCTGGGTCCGTGCATCATATACGAAAAAGACAATGGTCTCAAAAGAGCGTTCAGAAATATACCAG GTGTCACACTTATGAATGTACAGAAGTTGAATCTCCTCAGACTGGCCCCTGGTGGTCACGTAGGAAGGTTCTGCATCTGGACAGAGAGCGCTTTCCGTAAGCTAGACGACATCTATGGCACATGGAAGAAACAGTCCAAGGAAAAGCAGAACTACAA TCTTCCAATGCCAACCATGGTGAACACAGATCTGAACAGATTACTCAGAAGTCAGGAGATCACTTCTCAGCTCAGACCAGCAAA CCGTAAGGCACCGGAAAGGAGGGCGGTGAAGAAGAACCCACTCAAGAACGTGCGAGTGATGTTCAAACTCAACCCTTACGCCATGACACAGAAGCGTGTGGCCAAGGTAGCTGAGGAGAGGAACAAGAAGAAGAGAGAGGACAAAATCAACAGGGCACGAGGG CTGATCCCTGATGAGCCTGCGAAGAAAGCTGCACCTGTCAAGGGAAAGGGCAAGAAGGGTGCAAAGGGCACTAAGGGCAAGCAAGCTGCTAAGGGCAAAGGAAAGAAGTAA